The following is a genomic window from Nitrosomonas communis.
ATTGAAATGTGACGCGCTGCCAGTTCCTGAGTAAGGTCGATTCCCTTTAAAGAAAATACTATAAAGGGATTACCATCGATTTCCCGACTGATCAGATAAATAACGGCAGCCAGGTGTTTACATGGCACTGCCCAATCCGGACAGGAGCAGGACATGGCAAGATCTGTCCAGCGTGTTGGGAAAATAGCTACTTTGAGTGTTTTGGCATGCTTCAGCACCGCGGGGTCAAGCTTGCGATTGAGCATTTTCGAGATAATGACCTGATCGAGCGCTACTGCGTCAAGCAAAGCCTTGGTCTGCTGCGAAGGCATGGGAGGTACTTTAATTGTGACGTCATAAGGGCGTGGACGGGAGCCTTTTACTCTGGCATAAATATTTCCATGCTGAATCTCGATTTTTGCTACTGCCCCTTTGTTGGCATAACTACGTCCGCGTGGTAGGCGATTGTCATAGTCGATTTGCGAGAGTGAGTTAAGCCACTGTGCTCCCCACCAGGTTTGTCCATAGCCTCTGTGTGCTGCCATTACGTAATGATTTCAGCAAATAGAATGATAAAAGTAATAGTGATTAAGTGGGCGTAGCAAAGCAACGTAATCGCCCTTGTCATTTTTATACATTATGGCAAGGGTTTCACTACTTCGCATCGTTCGCCGATCCAGCGGCCCTGGGTATCGGCTTTAGCATAGAGCGGCGCGCCTCGCACAACGCTATCGAATTCTGTTCGCCCACTGAAACTTTCCGGAGTTATAAACATTCCTTCCGCGTAACCATTACCTTTAAATTGCGAGTTATCACACATCAGTTCCATCTGATAGCGATTGCCTGTTCGGCTGGCATTTGTAACTGTACAGCCAGATTGGTTTTCATACAAATAGGTGGGCACCTCTTGCTTTGCCATTTCCGGTGTAATACAGACATTGGAAGTAGCCGCACCATTGCGGATTTGCGGTATCTCTAATCCATACTGCCTGGCCAAGTTAGTCAACTGCTGCATTTGCTCCGAGGGAATATGGGGCACTAATGCCAACAAATCAGACTTGGTCGTTACCTCCCATAATCCCGGTCGAATGATATTCTCCGCCCAGCTGGAAGTCGATAGAACGCCTGACAATAAGATAAATAAAACAATCTTGTGCATAGTGATTCCTCAAACTACTTCAGCTATTATGAAATATTCGGACTGATCTATTCTGAGCAGTTCATCAATTGAACCAATCACTGCTCAGAATATGATAACAAGGTACTACTTTTATCCCAATTTTCCATTCTTTTTATTTCTTTTCCTGCGGTTATAAAAATATAGCTGAAGATTCTCCCTATTGACCATCTGGTACTGACTCCAGCCAAGTGCAATGCTCGGCGACCCCTGGGTCAATATCACTTTGATCAATTCCTTTAGCGATAAGACCGATCACTCTTGGATCATTGTCGTATTCAGTATGAGCGGCCAAGGGATTAGCAAACTGTCCCACAAAAATATCTGTAATACTGGTCACGTTCAGAATGGCATTAGTCAATGTTGGACAAAGACGTGAATCCAAGTACTCATCGATAAAATTAGGAGGAAGCGCATAGCTGAATAAATCGTTGGGATCACTAAAGGCGATAAGATGAGTTTTACTGAAGAGTTTTTCTGCTGCATGGGTAGCATTCGGACCACAGATATCGGCAATTCGAGCAGTAACTCCTGGTTTGAGCTGCCCCATTTGCAAGAGGGGTAATTGGTTGGAAAGCATAAAAACAGTAAATTCCTTTTGTTGTAAGAGGTGTTTTTTTTCCAAGAAATTGCTCATTGTATTTGTTTGAGAAGGAGCTGCGGCTGGTTTCTCGGGAATTTGCACATTTTCGGCATGAATCGCCTCTAATTTAGTTATATCGCTGAAGATATTTGCTATCCATTGCAATGCATCCACAGTAATTCGACTGCCAAGACTGTGAGATATAAAGACAAATTCATCATCAATCCGATTCATTCTGTTGGGGGCGCTTGCATCACAGAATTGCGCCGTCTTGATCTGAAGTGATTCCCACATTTCACTCATGAGCCAGCAAAGCGATTGGCTAACAGAAACATTCATCTGTTGCCGTGAGGTACCATTGAACATCATCACATCCGGGATAGTATCATTGAGAAATACTTTCAAAGTATTATTAATATGTGTTCGCCGAAAGGAATACTGACCGGAGTTATCAAAATTAATGGTTTGCTTTTCTTTTGCTATAATTGGCTCCCATGTGAGTTCTGCGAAAATAATCTCTCTGTTTTCATTGGCATTCATGTAACGTGTCAAGCGGAGCAATCCAAGGTCCTGGCTTGGAAACATCGGGTGGGTGATGGTAATCTCTTTGATCGTTTCCTGAACACGATTGAGAGAGAGAGCCTGCGCCAGGTTTTCGGCCAGGCGGGTAGAGTAGCCTGGTTGAGGAGAGCCGATACCATGTACGACAAGTACTTTGAGCACAGGGTAGTTACCCTTATTGTTCGCTTGCGCCAATTGTTCCTGCCGCCTTAGCTTTTTTTCCAATCCCTCAAACGGGCGACCGCCTATATAGCACTTTCGGATATCTTCTTTCTCGCTTTGCATATTTAGTATCGCCTCAGTGACTCCTTTGGCTAGGTTGTCACAGCCTGAAGCAAGCATTGCGAGGCAGAAAAGGCAGATCATTATAATGACCTTTGGAAGCTGAACAAATCGAGATATCTTTATATTATTCGTAAATAAATTAACGAAAAAGAAATTGAATATCCTCACCAATTTGCTTTGTAAAATACAGATTACCATTGCTTGATTCGTTCCAGCAATTTATCGAAAGGGACAGCAAATTTTTGTACGCCTTCCGCTTCCAATTGTTCGCCGACTGCTTCCAGGTCAATACCAATTTGATGAAGTTTCTCTAGCAAGCTACGAGTTTCATCTAATTCCTGCTCGATACGCACTGCTGGTTGGCCATGATCACGATAAGCGTTCAGTGTTTCTAGTGGCATCGTGTTAATTGTATCTCTGGCAATTAAAGGTTCGATGTATTTAGTATCGCTGTATGCGGGATCTTTAGTTCCGGTACTCGCCCATAGCAGCTGCTGGGTGCGTGCACCATGGCTCGATAAGGATTGCCAGCGATTATCTTTAATCCATTGCTGATAGTACTGATAGGCAAGGCGTGCGCAAGCGATGGCAGCTTTACCTCGTAAACCGCTCACAGATTTGTCGCCAGTAATCTGGACAAGCTCATCCAGACGTTTATCCACCAATACATCAATGCGACTCAAGAAAAAACTAGCAACAGAAGTAATATGATCAACAGGCTTATGCTGAGCCACACGGGTGTCCAATCCTGCCAAAAATGCATCGACTACCTGCTGATAACGTTCCAGACTGAACAAGATCGTTACATTAATGTTGATACCCGCAGCAAGCAAATGCGTGATGGCAGGTAATCCCGCCTGGGTTGCCGGTACCTTGATCAGGACATTAGGCCGGTTAAGTGCAGCCCATAACCGCTCAGCCTCGTTGATGGTTTGTTGCGTATCATAAGCAACATGGGGTGAAACTTCCAGGCTGACAAAACCGTCGCGGCCATTTGATTTATCGTAAAGTGGTCGAAACAGATCGGCAGTCTGAGCGACATCTTCCAAGGCAAGTGCTTCATAAATTTCTTTGGGGGGCATGCCACGGTGCGTAAGCGAAGTAATGGCTTCATCGTAGTCATGGTGTTCGTTAATCGCCTTTTCAAAAATGGCCGGATTGGACGTTATCCCTGCCAAGCCATCTTCCTCTATCATTCTAGCAATTTCACCATTTTTCAGCATATTACGTTGAATATAGTCGAGCCAGATGCTCTGGCCAAGTGCTTTGATCTGAAGCAATGGATTAACATTCATAACCTACCTCCTAATTTTAGTTCATGGCATTAATGTCAGGTTCCTGGGATTGGTAGCCAGCCACTACTGAGCCCAATGCGTAACGCCTCTCAATCTCTGATTAAACACTATTATGGTGAATTTCCATGCAACATTACCGTACCTGACCACCAATGAATCAGATTGTTCTCAATGGGAGTACAAGCATCAGGGTGATAGGCCACACAGCGAGGCGTAAAATCGGTATAGGGACGTGTGGTAGGTAAATTACTTTTATAAAGATAGCCATTTAAAGCACCCGGGATGCTGGCGTAGTGTCGCATTGTCTCGCAAATAGGCGTTTCGCTATCCAGCGGGTCTGCATATAGCTGGATCTGGACAGAATCGGGTAAAACTTCCCCTAGATAAGTCTGTACTTCAAATGACCAGCCGTCTTTTTCTTCTGAGATTATCAGATTACCCCAATGTATTTGATGCCAATTTCGTCTTAACTGTTCCTCCCACAAGCGAAGCTTTTTAGCAATGACGCTTCCTTGGGCTGTTCGTTGTTGAAAATTGATAGCAGCGGGAAGGTACAATTTTTCCACATATTCACGTACCATGCGATTGTTACTGAACCGTGGAGCGAGATGAGCCATGCTGGCGCGCATGCGGGCAACCCAGCTTCTGGGAATACCCGTTGCGTCGCGATCATAGAACATCGGTACAATCTCTTCTTCCAGAAGCTGGTAGAGTTGTTCAGCTTCCACGTTATCCCAGCTGGCTTCAGTGTGCTCTTTGCCATCACCTAACGCCCAGCCAACTTCCGGTGTGTAAGCTTCGGCCCACCATCCATCCAATTCCGAAAGATTCAAACCTCCGTTTACCAATACTTTCATACCGCTGGTGCCACTCGCTTCCCACGGTCGACGTGGGGTGTTGATCCATAAATCCACACCTTGCACCAATTCCTGGGCTAAGGCAATATCGTAATCTTCGAGAAAGACAACTCGTTTACGAACAATCGGTTGAGCAGCAAATTGAGCCCACTGCTGAACGAGGTGTTTTCCTTCAATATCGGCAGGGTGAGCCTTGCCAGCGACAACGATTTGTACGGGTCGTTGCGTATCAGTAAGTATTCGGATCAGACGGTTAGGATCATGCAGCAACAGGTTAGGACGCTTGTAAGCAGTGAAACGTCTTGCAAATCCGATGGTTAACACATTGGGATCAAGAATCTGGTCGGACTCATCAATAATCTCTTGCTCTGCACCTCGTTGACTCAATTGCAAGCGAAGCCGTTGTCGCGCTTGACGCACTAAATCGGTACGTTCTTGGCCGCACAAAGTCCAAAGCTTGGCGTCATCCAATTTGTTAATTGCGGCAGTAAGCATTTCTTCTGTGCCGAGCCAGCGGTTTTTGCCGCAAGATTGTGTCCAAATCTCATCCGCCCAGAGAGAATCCCACGACGGTACATGTACGCCGTTGGTGATATAACTTATGGGTACTTCACATTCAGGCCAATGGGGGTAGAGATCCTGGAAGATACTTTGGCTGACTTTACTATGCAGATAGCTAACCCCATTTATCCGGCCACAAGATCGTGCCGCCAGGTAGGCCATATTGAAGGGCTCATTATCATCTTGCCCATTCCGGCGGCCTAGTTTCACTAATTCCTCAGGCGCTACGCCTAGTTTCTTAGCATAAATCAAGCCATATTTTGTGAGCAATTCAAGTGGAAAGGTATCGAATCCTGCTGCCACTGGGGTGTGCGTAGTGAATATGTTGCCAGAACGCGTCGCCCAAAGCGCTTCCCAAAAATCCACTTGCCGTTTCTCCCGAAAACAGCGGGCGCGTTCCAGTGCCACGAAAGCGGCGTGGCCTTCATTCAGATGGCAGATATCAATTTCCAGTTCTAATGTTTCTATTAACCGCCAGCCACCTATTCCCAGAACGATTTCCTGCACCAGCCGGATTTCATTTCCGCCACCATAGAGTTTGCTGGTAATACCACGATCAGGTGCACTGTTCAGCAGATTATTGCTATCGAGTAAATACAAGCTAACCCGTCCCACTCGTGCTTCCCAAACCTGCAGACGTACCGTTCGACCAGGCAATTCGATGGGGATGTGTAACCAAGCACCGTTATGAGCCAATACTGGACGCAACGGTAGACTGCTGGAATCATTATAAGAATAAATTTCCTGCTGCCATCCATTTCCGTCCAATACTTGTCGAAAATAACCTTCCTGATAGAGAAGGCCGATCGCGGTTACTGGCACGGCCAGATCACTG
Proteins encoded in this region:
- a CDS encoding DUF3617 domain-containing protein, whose product is MHKIVLFILLSGVLSTSSWAENIIRPGLWEVTTKSDLLALVPHIPSEQMQQLTNLARQYGLEIPQIRNGAATSNVCITPEMAKQEVPTYLYENQSGCTVTNASRTGNRYQMELMCDNSQFKGNGYAEGMFITPESFSGRTEFDSVVRGAPLYAKADTQGRWIGERCEVVKPLP
- the glgP gene encoding alpha-glucan family phosphorylase, yielding MKIPRLIMHYLQDLPAELLPLLEQITDLATDLRWTWSHAGDEVWKTMDPQLWEQSENPFVVLQNLSREQLEELNRSAQFKQHLDSLTKARNGYCDCCGWFGEVHAEAKLKGIAYFSMEFGLGKALPLYAGGLGVLAGDYLKAASDLAVPVTAIGLLYQEGYFRQVLDGNGWQQEIYSYNDSSSLPLRPVLAHNGAWLHIPIELPGRTVRLQVWEARVGRVSLYLLDSNNLLNSAPDRGITSKLYGGGNEIRLVQEIVLGIGGWRLIETLELEIDICHLNEGHAAFVALERARCFREKRQVDFWEALWATRSGNIFTTHTPVAAGFDTFPLELLTKYGLIYAKKLGVAPEELVKLGRRNGQDDNEPFNMAYLAARSCGRINGVSYLHSKVSQSIFQDLYPHWPECEVPISYITNGVHVPSWDSLWADEIWTQSCGKNRWLGTEEMLTAAINKLDDAKLWTLCGQERTDLVRQARQRLRLQLSQRGAEQEIIDESDQILDPNVLTIGFARRFTAYKRPNLLLHDPNRLIRILTDTQRPVQIVVAGKAHPADIEGKHLVQQWAQFAAQPIVRKRVVFLEDYDIALAQELVQGVDLWINTPRRPWEASGTSGMKVLVNGGLNLSELDGWWAEAYTPEVGWALGDGKEHTEASWDNVEAEQLYQLLEEEIVPMFYDRDATGIPRSWVARMRASMAHLAPRFSNNRMVREYVEKLYLPAAINFQQRTAQGSVIAKKLRLWEEQLRRNWHQIHWGNLIISEEKDGWSFEVQTYLGEVLPDSVQIQLYADPLDSETPICETMRHYASIPGALNGYLYKSNLPTTRPYTDFTPRCVAYHPDACTPIENNLIHWWSGTVMLHGNSP
- the tal gene encoding transaldolase, whose translation is MNVNPLLQIKALGQSIWLDYIQRNMLKNGEIARMIEEDGLAGITSNPAIFEKAINEHHDYDEAITSLTHRGMPPKEIYEALALEDVAQTADLFRPLYDKSNGRDGFVSLEVSPHVAYDTQQTINEAERLWAALNRPNVLIKVPATQAGLPAITHLLAAGININVTILFSLERYQQVVDAFLAGLDTRVAQHKPVDHITSVASFFLSRIDVLVDKRLDELVQITGDKSVSGLRGKAAIACARLAYQYYQQWIKDNRWQSLSSHGARTQQLLWASTGTKDPAYSDTKYIEPLIARDTINTMPLETLNAYRDHGQPAVRIEQELDETRSLLEKLHQIGIDLEAVGEQLEAEGVQKFAVPFDKLLERIKQW